From Pseudobdellovibrio exovorus JSS, a single genomic window includes:
- the ppdK gene encoding pyruvate, phosphate dikinase codes for MQTSTQNKTNLEVPKKFVYYFAAGEAEGNATMKNVLGGKGANLAEMTSIGLNVPPGFTISTDICAHFYAEGGKLPDWVKPSVLEALTKMEAKIGKKFGDVENPLLVSVRSGARASMPGMMDTILNLGLNDQTVEGLAKSSNNPRFAWDSYRRFIQMYSDVVLEMNSSLLEVTLEDLKAEKGVHNDTELTAEDLKSLVKKFKALVQQMTGKSFPNDPLEQLWGAVSAVFRSWNTPRAITYRELHDIPADWGTAVNVQSMVFGNLGEDSATGVAFTRNPSTGERKFYGEFLVNAQGEDVVAGIRTPQPISLLKEVMPQAYKELEDNYFKLENYFKDMQDIEFTIERNKLWMLQTRNGKRTAKAALQIACDMIDEKMITEEEAILRIDPASLDQLLHPTLDPQAQKTILAKGLPASPGGVCGQVVFTPEDAVELKEKGQKVILVRVETSPEDIAGMVAAQGILTSRGGMTSHAAVVARGMGKCCVAGCSEVEVNYTNETFKAKGYVIKKGDIITLDGSTGEIYLGEVKTIEPKLDGAFSRLMAIADRVRRLKVRANADTPTDAKTARDFGAEGIGLCRTEHMFFGEDRIDAVREMIIAETSNEREKALVKLLPMQREDFYQLFKIMDGFPVTIRLLDPPLHEFVPHSDSEIAELAKRINYDENRLKHKIHSLHEFNPMLGHRGCRLAITYPEIYQMQARAIAEAAAQFVKEGKKLVPEIMIPLVATAKELEILREQTVAVVEQVQKEQNVKYDYQVGTMIELPRAAVTAHEIARHADFFSFGTNDLTQTTLGLSRDDSSRFLGSYVSHGILPKDPFVSIDQIGVGTLVKTGVDLGRQAKGNLKIGVCGEHGGDPSSIQFFENVNLDYVSCSPYRVPIARLAAARSKLQRSH; via the coding sequence CGATCTCTACTGATATTTGCGCGCACTTCTACGCTGAAGGTGGAAAGTTACCGGATTGGGTTAAACCATCTGTTTTAGAAGCTTTGACTAAAATGGAAGCCAAGATCGGCAAGAAGTTCGGTGATGTGGAAAATCCATTACTTGTGAGTGTTCGTTCAGGAGCTCGCGCTTCCATGCCAGGAATGATGGATACTATTTTAAACTTAGGTCTGAATGATCAGACTGTTGAAGGTTTGGCGAAGTCTTCGAACAATCCACGATTTGCGTGGGATTCCTATCGTCGTTTCATTCAGATGTATTCTGATGTTGTTCTTGAAATGAATTCGTCGTTACTAGAAGTGACGCTAGAAGATTTAAAAGCTGAAAAAGGTGTTCACAATGACACTGAGTTGACAGCCGAAGACCTAAAGTCACTAGTTAAAAAATTTAAAGCACTCGTCCAGCAGATGACAGGAAAAAGCTTTCCTAATGACCCTTTAGAGCAATTATGGGGTGCCGTTTCTGCGGTATTTAGAAGTTGGAATACTCCACGTGCGATCACTTATCGTGAGCTACATGATATTCCAGCGGATTGGGGAACTGCAGTTAACGTACAATCTATGGTCTTTGGTAACTTAGGTGAAGATTCAGCCACTGGGGTTGCTTTTACTCGTAACCCAAGTACAGGCGAAAGAAAATTCTATGGCGAGTTCTTGGTGAATGCTCAAGGTGAAGACGTGGTGGCGGGGATCAGAACTCCTCAACCGATCTCACTTTTAAAAGAAGTGATGCCTCAAGCTTACAAAGAGCTAGAAGATAATTACTTTAAACTTGAAAATTACTTCAAAGATATGCAGGACATCGAGTTTACTATCGAAAGAAATAAACTTTGGATGTTGCAAACTCGTAATGGAAAACGCACGGCCAAAGCGGCGTTGCAGATTGCCTGCGATATGATTGATGAAAAGATGATTACCGAGGAAGAGGCAATTCTAAGAATTGATCCAGCATCTTTAGATCAGCTTTTACATCCAACACTAGATCCTCAAGCTCAAAAAACAATTTTGGCTAAGGGGCTTCCGGCTTCACCGGGCGGAGTATGTGGGCAAGTGGTGTTTACTCCTGAAGATGCCGTTGAATTGAAAGAAAAAGGACAAAAAGTAATTCTTGTCCGAGTTGAAACGTCTCCGGAAGACATTGCGGGAATGGTCGCGGCTCAGGGTATTTTGACTTCACGTGGAGGGATGACATCCCATGCGGCTGTTGTGGCCCGTGGTATGGGAAAATGTTGCGTGGCTGGTTGTTCGGAAGTGGAAGTGAATTACACTAACGAAACATTTAAAGCTAAAGGCTATGTGATTAAAAAAGGTGATATTATTACTTTAGATGGTAGCACTGGTGAAATCTACCTAGGCGAAGTTAAAACGATCGAGCCGAAACTAGATGGGGCGTTCAGCCGCTTGATGGCTATCGCTGATCGCGTAAGACGCTTAAAAGTACGCGCAAATGCAGACACACCAACAGATGCTAAAACAGCACGTGATTTTGGAGCGGAAGGTATTGGGCTTTGCCGTACGGAGCATATGTTCTTCGGTGAAGATCGTATTGATGCTGTTCGTGAAATGATTATTGCGGAAACTAGCAATGAAAGAGAAAAAGCATTAGTAAAGTTACTTCCGATGCAACGTGAAGACTTTTATCAACTCTTTAAGATCATGGATGGATTCCCTGTAACGATCCGTCTGTTAGATCCACCTTTACATGAGTTTGTTCCGCATTCAGACTCTGAAATTGCAGAATTAGCTAAACGTATTAACTATGATGAAAATCGCTTAAAACATAAAATACATTCATTACATGAGTTTAATCCAATGTTAGGTCATCGTGGTTGTCGCTTGGCGATCACGTATCCAGAGATTTACCAAATGCAGGCGCGCGCTATCGCTGAAGCGGCAGCTCAGTTTGTTAAAGAGGGTAAAAAACTTGTACCTGAGATTATGATTCCATTGGTAGCTACCGCGAAAGAACTTGAAATCTTACGTGAACAGACAGTTGCCGTGGTTGAGCAAGTTCAAAAAGAACAGAATGTGAAATATGATTACCAAGTGGGAACAATGATCGAACTTCCACGTGCCGCAGTCACTGCGCATGAAATCGCTCGTCATGCAGACTTCTTCAGTTTTGGTACCAATGACCTTACTCAGACAACATTGGGTTTATCACGCGATGACTCAAGCCGTTTCTTAGGTAGTTACGTTTCCCATGGTATTTTACCGAAAGACCCATTTGTGAGCATTGATCAAATCGGTGTGGGCACTTTAGTTAAAACGGGCGTTGATCTTGGTCGACAAGCCAAAGGAAATCTAAAAATCGGAGTTTGTGGAGAGCACGGTGGTGATCCAAGCTCTATTCAGTTTTTTGAAAATGTGAATTTGGATTACGTGAGCTGTTCTCCGTATCGTGTACCCATTGCGCGCTTAGCGGCAGCAAGATCGAAGTTGCAGCGAAGTCATTAA
- a CDS encoding adenylate/guanylate cyclase domain-containing protein, producing the protein MKSKNSSEFKASLVTPLIDVKSHRRVECLWFFDLPVSPSEIWPFMADTSRMNRDLGLPAWNESTVNGEMHVESVSLGRLQKWIEKPWIWLEPTEIQNHRVFSQGWMTEQRGVFKIYPTSSGCRVAVYFQWGFKSVFSQALFQLASNVLKNKFSVFFDHTVQKIKLISHSKKQSSLETVQNSSDASVQTPSRVDQISQEFIVEKKWNDSKRKMFTYFLSEDELSLDRVHPKQVASKMNLSVSQFLFEARDLLNKGFLYLTWDVICPHCRGAVASEKYLSAISNQNKCEACEIEFALDQEESVEVVFKLTDKLRAIQLQQYCAAEPAKKRHIKLCQIVSAAQTRSFSLHLPEGRYRLRGAGFSDMLFTVDKASDVIELVWDSASEIEKIQNINSDFLLTIHNNSNVESEIILEETWWLKDKLLPGEILSMPQFRDLFSTDYLGSGVKLYLGQQVLLFTDIVGSTPLYKDLGDAKAFEAVRRHYEKIERLVLEDKGVLVKFIGDAVMAAYLDLADAVRSSVRIQKEFSDSDEPIKIRVSLNHGPVLCANLNVGLDYFGATVNTAAKIQKWGGAHQIVMTQEIWEQTKSAIEDEILKVETHYDEKLDLNLVVLSV; encoded by the coding sequence ATGAAATCAAAGAACTCAAGCGAATTTAAAGCAAGTCTTGTTACCCCGTTGATCGATGTAAAGTCGCATCGACGTGTTGAGTGTCTTTGGTTTTTTGATCTTCCGGTAAGCCCTTCAGAAATATGGCCTTTTATGGCTGACACCTCACGTATGAATCGTGATCTGGGATTGCCCGCGTGGAATGAAAGCACCGTGAATGGCGAGATGCATGTCGAATCTGTCAGTTTAGGTCGCCTACAAAAGTGGATTGAAAAACCGTGGATTTGGCTAGAGCCCACTGAGATTCAAAATCATCGGGTATTTAGTCAGGGCTGGATGACAGAACAAAGAGGTGTTTTTAAGATTTATCCAACATCGAGCGGCTGTCGTGTGGCTGTGTATTTTCAGTGGGGATTTAAATCTGTTTTCTCTCAAGCCTTATTTCAATTGGCTTCAAATGTTTTAAAAAATAAATTTTCCGTATTTTTCGACCACACTGTGCAAAAAATAAAACTGATAAGTCATTCTAAAAAGCAAAGCTCGTTAGAGACTGTCCAAAATTCAAGTGATGCCAGTGTACAAACTCCATCTAGAGTTGATCAGATCAGCCAAGAGTTTATTGTCGAAAAAAAATGGAATGATTCGAAAAGAAAGATGTTCACATATTTTTTAAGTGAAGATGAGCTGAGCTTAGATCGTGTTCATCCCAAACAGGTCGCTTCGAAAATGAATTTATCAGTGTCGCAGTTTTTATTTGAGGCGCGTGACCTATTAAATAAGGGGTTTCTATATTTAACATGGGATGTGATTTGCCCACACTGTAGAGGAGCTGTCGCTTCTGAAAAGTATTTATCAGCCATATCTAATCAAAATAAATGTGAAGCTTGTGAAATTGAATTTGCTTTAGACCAAGAAGAGTCTGTTGAAGTTGTATTCAAGTTAACAGATAAATTGCGTGCGATTCAGTTACAGCAGTACTGTGCTGCTGAGCCGGCAAAGAAAAGGCATATTAAGCTTTGCCAAATAGTGAGCGCTGCTCAAACACGCAGTTTTTCTTTACATTTACCAGAGGGCCGCTATCGCTTACGTGGTGCGGGATTCTCGGATATGTTATTTACTGTGGACAAAGCGTCGGATGTGATTGAGCTGGTGTGGGACTCAGCTTCCGAGATAGAGAAAATTCAAAATATAAATTCTGATTTTTTATTAACGATACATAATAATTCCAACGTCGAATCTGAAATTATTTTAGAAGAGACGTGGTGGTTGAAAGATAAATTATTACCCGGTGAAATTTTATCGATGCCTCAGTTCCGTGATTTATTTTCTACGGACTATTTAGGTAGTGGGGTGAAACTTTATTTGGGCCAACAGGTCTTACTCTTTACGGATATCGTAGGTTCGACGCCTCTGTATAAGGATCTAGGCGATGCCAAAGCTTTTGAGGCCGTCAGACGTCACTATGAAAAAATTGAGCGTTTGGTCTTAGAGGACAAGGGCGTATTGGTGAAGTTTATTGGCGACGCTGTGATGGCGGCCTATCTGGATTTGGCTGATGCTGTTCGCTCATCTGTGCGTATTCAGAAAGAATTTTCTGATAGTGATGAACCTATTAAAATTCGCGTGTCGCTCAATCATGGCCCTGTACTTTGTGCCAATCTGAATGTGGGGCTGGATTACTTTGGGGCCACGGTGAACACAGCGGCTAAGATTCAAAAGTGGGGCGGGGCTCATCAGATTGTGATGACTCAAGAAATATGGGAGCAAACCAAAAGCGCCATAGAGGACGAGATTTTGAAAGTAGAGACCCATTACGACGAAAAGCTAGACCTGAATCTAGTCGTTTTGAGCGTCTAA
- a CDS encoding PilZ domain-containing protein, with translation MNRLSEAAKRRYPRKAFRKKLSFMFGGKANMAFGVEIGEGGMSIKTNETLAVDQKLILNFFLSEKDFFSIRATLRNVASLANTTETIYGVSFDDVPIALRRQIRTYVARTI, from the coding sequence ATGAACAGATTATCCGAAGCCGCAAAAAGACGATACCCGCGTAAAGCGTTCAGAAAGAAGCTGAGCTTTATGTTTGGGGGGAAAGCCAATATGGCCTTCGGAGTTGAAATTGGTGAGGGTGGTATGTCTATTAAGACGAATGAAACCCTTGCTGTGGATCAGAAGCTAATTTTAAATTTCTTTTTATCAGAGAAAGATTTCTTTTCGATCCGAGCGACACTTAGAAATGTGGCGAGCTTGGCGAATACTACGGAAACAATCTATGGGGTGAGTTTTGACGACGTCCCCATAGCCCTAAGACGACAAATCCGAACCTATGTGGCTCGGACTATCTAG
- the rpsT gene encoding 30S ribosomal protein S20: protein MAQHKSAAKRARQAVRKNKVNSDRKSKVRTGEKSLASALKKKDAASIPQLLSYYTSQMMKAAQKGVFSKATASRKIARLSAQVQKALSAK from the coding sequence TTGGCACAACACAAGTCAGCAGCTAAAAGAGCACGTCAAGCGGTTCGCAAAAACAAAGTTAATTCTGATCGCAAATCAAAAGTGCGTACTGGCGAAAAAAGCTTAGCATCTGCTTTGAAAAAGAAAGACGCTGCAAGTATTCCGCAATTATTATCTTACTACACTAGCCAAATGATGAAAGCTGCTCAAAAAGGCGTTTTCAGCAAAGCTACTGCTTCTCGTAAAATTGCGCGTTTATCTGCTCAAGTTCAAAAAGCTTTAAGCGCAAAGTAA